The following is a genomic window from Theobroma cacao cultivar B97-61/B2 chromosome 10, Criollo_cocoa_genome_V2, whole genome shotgun sequence.
GGTTTGCAACCATTACTTTCTTATGTGCTTCCTTGACCTTGTCTGGTGTTGCATTCTCCCTGTTAAGTCATATggtataaataaataaacttcATACGTGATGTTGAACAGAAAGAAATGCATATTAAGTATAATAGTGTACAAAATAAACAAGCAGATGCACAATTTTGAACCCAGCCACATAGGTCAGATAATCAACTAGCAGagtcattaaaaaaataaaaaaaatccatagAACCTAAGGATTTTACATATTAatgtttatcttttattttctgaCATTATAGTCCTGTATATTTGGCATGTATGCTCGCAACAAAGCTGGTAGCATAAACACTGACTAATGATAAATTGATTCAACAGAAAACCATTGGAATGTGTTCATTGAAGCAACAATAGCTAACCTTAGGCTAAGCCTTTGATGCTTTATATATCTTGAGCTTGACTAAGATATACCAGATATGTTCAAGCATGGTTGCAATATCTATCAAAGCGACACACTTTTCACTTTAGTTTGCTAATGGGATATTAATTTACTAATTCTTGGAAGTcacatttcaaacttttttctcttattttcacCACTAAAAATGTTGAAATGATTGAAAGCTTGAAACAATTCCTTGACTCCTTTGTAGAGAATAAATAAACCCTTTAATCCCTCTAATTCACAGTGCATAGATTCACAATCGCCTCTTGGCCTTGCCAAGGTGGTAAAAAAGGTAGGGTGGGTTCAGGTGTCagtatattgttttatgatcAAACCACTAATGCAGGAAGCAttcaaacaagaaaagatATATGCTTTAGTCATTAAACATAAGTGGTATAGCTGAAAATGCTAGTATTTAGTAGTCATGCTACAGCTTAAAGGATCtttaagcaaaaaaaagaaaaaaattctatcACTCAAAATTGAGGTCATCCTTAAAATCTGGGAACTAATTCACATTAAAGGTAGTCATTATCTTTCTACAAGCTAGATATTCTTGGGACAAATTTCATAAATGTACCGGTCATGTATGCTCAAGAATCTGAAATCCCGATACAGCTCTCAGATAGATTACGTTAATACATCATAATATAATTCCTTACTTTATGATCCATGTTGAACATGCTTACCTAACACCAAGAATCAATGCTGCTTCTCTTCTTGTCATTGTAGGTTGGAAACCACCTTCATAAAATTTGCGTATTCTAGGTGTTGGCTGCCTTGCCTTAAATGCTTGCCAAGCATGGATTCCATATCTACCAGCAAGAGCAGCAGCAGCAACTGCAAGCCCAGCGAAAAATGGTGTAGCCTGATGTACATCTagaaattcattaattaaacaTTATTGTAACAAAAGACTAAATCTCCAATTGGtttaaacaagaaaagagGTGCTCAACTAGTCCTCAGTTGCAGCAAAAACAGTTCTTTTAAACGACAAACTGCATCATTAACAGGCACATTTATGTCATTTTACTGAAAACCGTATACTTTACACATCGCAAAAAAACACCTGTTTTCAAGAGTCCCACAAATGTGCTGATGCATGGATTGCAGAGACTGGTCCAGTGACAATGGAActctaactagtgagagaataTAATCAAACTATCAAAGAAGAACAGCATAACCTTAGACTCTATGTTTCACTATCCAAACCTCTCCACACCAAGCATCTTGTTCTACCGCTTTTGAGTGCCAACAAGCTCATAACTTATTCCTTTGATCTTTGAAACCCAACACAAAGCACAACAGAACTGACTAAAAGACATAAAAGACACACATAAACAAGAAACCTAAGTCACATAGCATGAAACCAATAATGAAAACAAATACTTCCCAAGTACTTTAAAAACATAAGCAAAGGCCAAAGAACCCTTGGCTCTTTTTCTACCATGGGCATTACTTCAACTGCCAAATGCCAACAACATTAGAAGCTTCTTGAGAGGCATATTACTCGCTATGCAATACACAAGACCTATGCAATTATTCTAGGACTTATCCCAATCCATTGGCATTGAATCCatgaaaaaagttttatatTATGATCAAGATATGATTTTTCCAAGACATAACTCCACAAAAGCACGAATTGATTTAACTGGGGTGGATCCCCTAATGCTTGGAACTTAAAAAGACAAGTCAAAATTACAATCTTTACAACTTTCCAACTCCACCCAATACAAAAGAGTTgagcaaaacaacaaaatctcTCCCTTTAACCTAAAAACATCTAATCCCTCAACAAGAAATTACATTAATaacatttcttttgaaaaactttgtccttttattcatgttatgaagcTAAATGGCATCCATTGTATAAAATAATTCgtaaaaaatcaatgaaaattaagaattttcatACTCCAACTCTAGCATTCAAATTAGAACTGTAAAATATGGACtaagaaaattcaaacaaaaacattaaaaaaagtttaattattcTCCAAACGAATATATAAATCACAGAAAAATGGGAATTAAATacgaaaaatgaaataaacttGAGAAAAGGAATTTACCATTTTATGGGATTTCGAATTCAGTCTCTGAAAAGAAGactcaaaatttcattaaagaaaaaataaaaaatttcttttcttttctttttttgagttGAAGCTGCTTTGGGTTTCGGCTTTCAGCTTCTGTAAGTGACACGAAACATCGAGCGAGCCTGCCAGATCAGGCTTTGCTTCGACACATTTGTTTAGTTCCACAAAAGTGCAGCTACCAATAACATTACGCCGCGTCAGGGTTTgctataaaacaattttcttttttatttttatagtaatctgattttcttaatttataaGCAGGGTGGTGAAAATCTCtttttaggaaaaataaaataaagattttattaattataaatgaatttaaatacTTTCTAATTGAGAAAACATTactattgtatttttttttatcaaaataaaaatctaaaattttttaattcaacGAGTTTATCTCGTTATTGTTATCTCGATGCTTTGATTcatatttgaattcaaaaGCATTCATTAAACATAAACTTATttacaattttcatttttaatcacttatcaaaaaaatatcatatataatgttttaatttgaccttttttagtaaaaatttttttattttaagctttttattttaaacattttatcaaagaaaattttaataaatatatatatatagaaattaattttatttaaaatttttgatgaatttttttataaaattttctgctaaaattaaatgaaaaatgtttacAATTATATTATGGTTAACATAATATCACAACCCATAAGCAACCTAAAGAAAACATAACTTACAAAGTCAGAATGCATCAACTGATAAAAGAAACAGTCTACAAATTTCATTCAACAAACAGGTGTGGATGAGATCCTCATAACAAATTTCAAGAACTGAAACTAAAAATtgaacaaagaagaagaaaaaagaaaagaatatattaGAATTATTGAATCTTTGTCCATGATACAACACAAACAAACACATCATAAACTAATCTTCAACCCCAAAACCAATCCTAAATAACAACTCAAAGAAGAGAGGTAGATGAGCAAAAGAGGAACAAGATCACAAAGACACCAGCATATGTGTGGATATATGAGTGGAAACCCTCCCACCTCCCCATTTTATTCACCCTTCTTGTTGTTGCAGCTATTATCAGGAAGCAGTTGCTAAGGAAGACCAAGAGGACATGTTTTATTCgatttcttctttgttttctggATTTGTATTTAAACCCGAAGTTCTTTTGTTTCCACCGTATTACCTGCCTCCTCCGTTGCTCAGTTTCTCTTCTTTGTGCATTTTAATATCCTTAACAGGGGTGATATCCACCTTGGGAGGACCAGAGTGTCTCCTATTCCCAGCTGGGGATGGAGAGAATGAGAGCCGCTTCTTTGCAGAGCCTGCCGATCCCCTATCCGGTGTCCCATTTTTCTCTAATCCCAATGGGCTTGGCAACCGGGACCTGGCCTTTGTTGACTGTGTTGGTGCCATGTAACTCGGAACTGCAGGTGAGCTTGCAAGGCTCTCATCATCTCTCACTGATGAGCCGGCAATACTGTGTCTCCTGTAGCGCTCAGACTGGACACTGAGCATGCTCCTTGAGTCCTCATCACCTCCCCATTGGCTCCCCCTTGGGCTTGGCAGTTTTATTTTACTAGAAACTGATGAAATAGAAGGTGCTTTGGAGGGTGGAGTTGAAGGGGATTGGCGGCTGGGAGGTCGACTTGATTTTGGGGGGGTTGGAGATGGCTTATTATCATTGTTAAGATCTCTTCGAGAATAAGCTCTGCTGATTTCACCTATAGACATTGAACGGGCACCCATACTTTTAACTGAGCCACGGTCATGGTTGTCTGTTGTGCTTCGATTCTCCCATGGCCTGGCTGCCATCCATCTCTCTAACCAACTCCAACCCCAGTGGGGGTTATTTGGATCCATAAATGTTGGATTCACTGACTTTGAAGAGTTCTTCCACGattgcttttaaaaaaaaaggtcattTAAGTTAGTAATGAATTAGATTCATGATTCTAGATGAGGGTTGTAGCACTCAAAACCATTGAAATCTAATACACTGTTAGGACAAAAGTATATCATATTCTAGATGTTTGCAAACTAAAAGCCAAACCAAAGGGAAAACCCAATACCTGGTGAGAGAATGCATAAGCCAATGCTCTTTCCCTTCTCATGGCCGCTTCTTGCTTATTCTGTTGTCTTGCATCAATTTGCTCCTTGGACTGTGTACTATCGTTCCAGTCTTCTTCCATCTgtaaaataattgtttaaacAACCGGTTATATACCCACCATACTATGATAATCTCCATAATTTTCAGAAGCATGAATCTTTCACTAAAGCAAGAGTTTTCAAGGAAG
Proteins encoded in this region:
- the LOC18586348 gene encoding mitochondrial import inner membrane translocase subunit TIM14-1; translation: MATPFFAGLAVAAAALAGRYGIHAWQAFKARQPTPRIRKFYEGGFQPTMTRREAALILGVRENATPDKVKEAHKKVMVANHPDAGGSHYLASKINEAKDVMLGKTKGSGSAF
- the LOC18586349 gene encoding protein IQ-DOMAIN 1 yields the protein MGKKGGWFSAVKKVLSPESKKDQRTPKSKKKWFGKSKDLGPVPLPEETEVTAPPLPPPTEDVKLAEAENEQSKHAYSVALATAMAAEAAVAAAQAAAEVVRLTSVPRYPGKSKEEIAAIKIQTAFRGYLARRALRALRGLVRLKSLIQGQSVKRQATSTLRCMQTLARVQSQIRARRIRMLEENQALQRQLQQKCEKELEKLRASMEEDWNDSTQSKEQIDARQQNKQEAAMRRERALAYAFSHQQSWKNSSKSVNPTFMDPNNPHWGWSWLERWMAARPWENRSTTDNHDRGSVKSMGARSMSIGEISRAYSRRDLNNDNKPSPTPPKSSRPPSRQSPSTPPSKAPSISSVSSKIKLPSPRGSQWGGDEDSRSMLSVQSERYRRHSIAGSSVRDDESLASSPAVPSYMAPTQSTKARSRLPSPLGLEKNGTPDRGSAGSAKKRLSFSPSPAGNRRHSGPPKVDITPVKDIKMHKEEKLSNGGGR